The genome window ATATCCCATTGCCACCAGGTCCATTTAAACCATTGCTCGAAGCTTTACACAGACTGCAACGCTCTACTAGTGAAAACGGTATGCGTATTCGCACCGCACTCGTCACCGCACGCTCAGCACCAGCTCATGAACGCGCTATCCGCACACTCATGGCATGGGGCATTGATGTGGATGAGGCCATGTTCTTAGGCGGCCTATCGAAGAGTGAATTTCTAAAAGAATTCGAGCCAGACTTCTTCTTTGACGATCAAACTGGTCACTGCCAATCAGCAGCCTCGGTTGCCCCAACAGGCCATGTTGTATCAGGCGTATCAAACAAGCCTAAGAAGTAACTATTCATGGCAACACTACCGCTCGGACAGTCTACGCAATACCCAGATCAATATGATCCAAGTTTGTTATTTCCAATTCCAAGATCAGAAAATAGAAAGAAGCTCGGCCTAAAAGAAGGTCAAGCTCTACCGTTTGTTGGTGTTGATATTTGGAACGCTTTTGAGCTTAGCTGGCTCAATAAAAAAGGTAAGCCCCAAATTGCTTTGGCTGAGTTTCAGATTCCTGCTGACTCGCCTAATATGATTGAGTCAAAATCGTTCAAGCTTTATCTCAATAGCCTTAACAGCGCACGCTTTGAAGATGAACACGAGGTGAAAGAGAGGCTCATTACAGATTTATCGGTAGTTGCTGGCAGCAAGATCACAACGCGCATCAACCCAACTGAAGCCATCTCCAAAAAAGGAATGCAAGAAATGGGTGGCATCTTGATGGATCGCCTGGATATCGAAATCGACCCCAATCTACCTGCAGACCCAAGTCTACTAGGCGTGAACGAATCATTTGGTCCGATTGAGCAATGCTTAGTCTCCCATTTACTAAAGTCAAACTGCCCCGTGACTGGTCAACCTGATTGGGCAAGCGTCCAGATTCGCTATCAAGGAAGACCGATTCTGGAAGAAGGTTTACTGCGTTACTTAATTGGCTTTAGACAATTAGGTGAGTTTCATGAACATTGCGTAGAAACGATCTTTACCGACATCAAGCGCGAATGCAAACCCGAAAAACTCTCTGTGTATGCACGCTACACCAGACGTGGTGGTTTAGACATCAATCCATTTCGCACCGATCATAATTCACCATGGCCCGAGAATATTCGCCATGCACGGCAGTAAGAAATGTAATCAGTAGCTAAATAAAAACCCCTTGTAGGAAATCCTAGAAGGGGTTTTTCTATTACGGCAATTGCCGCACTAGTTGTTACTCATTAAAACGGAATGTCGTCATCCATTGCACCGAGTGATGCAGCATTTGAAGATACTGGAGCTGATTGCTCAGCCGGCTTTGAGCGGCTGTAGCTTTCACCACCATCACCGCTGCCACCAACTGGCTTACCACCGAGCATTTGCATGGTTTCTGCAACGATCTCAGTGGAATACTTTTCTTGGCCACTAGCGTCAGTCCATTTGCGTGTGCGCAAACGACCTTCAACATAAACCTGTGAGCCTTTTTTGAGGTACTGACCAGCGATTTCTGCAAGCTTGCCAAAGAATGCAACACGATGCCATTCTGTGGTTTCTTTCATTTCACCAGTTTGCTTATCTTTGTAGCGATCAGAGGTTGCTACTGAAATATTTGTAACGGCGTCGCCGCTTGGCATGTAACGCGTCTCTGGATCACGTCCTACGTTACCTACGATGATGACCTTATTTACCGAAGCCATGTTGTCTCCCGAAGAAAATTACTACTGTTATTACTACTAAAAAATGAACTGCTCGTTTAGATTAAATCGATGAAGCTACGGCGATGTCTATGCGGCTACATCCTTTGATTCTGTTGCTTTCGCTGGCATTTCACCCATTGACCAGGCAATTATAAGCCAGCAACCTAAGAGTACGGCACCCGTCACAAAGACCGATAAATCGCCATGGCTATCCATTAAATAGCCTCCAACAGCAGCACCAGCAAATAAGCCGATCGATTGCGTAGTGTTGTAAACACCTAAAGCTGTTCCCTTAGATTCTTTTGCAAAACGAGACACTAAGGATGGTTGCAAAGCTTCCAGTAAGTTGAATCCTACGAAATAGACTAGCAAAGCAATTGCAATTGACGTGATGGAAGTGCTATGCGTAAATAAAAATTCAGCGATCAGTAACAATACGATTGCAATGAGCATAGTCGTACGTAGCTGCTGCTTCTTTTCACCAAATATCAGAAGGGGTGCCATAAAGACAAAAGAGAGCAAAACGACTGGGAGATAAATTCCCCAATGCGAGGACAAAGGTAATCCTGCTTGCACCAGTAAACGCGGTACCACCAAGAACATTGCAACCTGGGTTGCATTCAGCACGAACACACCAACATTTAAGCGCATCAACTCAGGACGAAAAAATACCTCCTTCAAGGAAGCCTGCTGAACTTGGACTTCCGGATGACTGCTTGGGAGAACGTAATACGTCACAAACATTGCGATCACCCCGAAAACTGCCAAGACAATAAACATTCCACTTAGATTGATTACTCGGTAAATTGGCGCAGCAATCACTAAAGATAGGGCGAACGACAGGGCAATGCTACCGCCCACCAAAGCCATAGCCCGGGTACGCACCTGTTCACGCGTAAGATCAGCAACCCATGCAGAAACGGCGGCTGATATTGCTCCAGCGCCCATGACACCTCGCCCAATGGCAATCCATAGCAAATCATCCTTAGCAGCAGAGATCAAAGCCCCAGCAATAAACAAGGAGAGGCCCCATAAAACCACTGGCTTGCGACCAATTCGGTCAGATAAACGCCCCAAAGGGATGTGAAAACAAGCCTGAACAATATTGAAGATCCCTAGGGTCAAACCCACCCAGAGAGCTTGCTCGCCACCTGGCAAGCCCCGTGCATGGATGCTAAAGACGGGTAATAGCAAGAATAGGCCCAGCATGCGGAGGCCAAAGATGCCCGCTAAGGCCAGAGTAGATCGGAGTTCAGAAGGATTCATGGGAAAGAGCTATATTAACAAGTTACGCTAAAAAATCATGAATAACGAAATCAAGATCCGCGGTGCCCGCACCCACAACCTCAAAAACATCAATCTAGACATCCCTAGAGAGAAACTTGTTGTCTTAACTGGCCTATCTGGATCTGGCAAAAGCTCGTTAGCTTTTGACACACTCTATGCCGAAGG of Polynucleobacter sp. AP-Titi-500A-B4 contains these proteins:
- the queF gene encoding NADPH-dependent 7-cyano-7-deazaguanine reductase QueF (Catalyzes the NADPH-dependent reduction of 7-cyano-7-deazaguanine (preQ0) to 7-aminomethyl-7-deazaguanine (preQ1) in queuosine biosynthesis) translates to MATLPLGQSTQYPDQYDPSLLFPIPRSENRKKLGLKEGQALPFVGVDIWNAFELSWLNKKGKPQIALAEFQIPADSPNMIESKSFKLYLNSLNSARFEDEHEVKERLITDLSVVAGSKITTRINPTEAISKKGMQEMGGILMDRLDIEIDPNLPADPSLLGVNESFGPIEQCLVSHLLKSNCPVTGQPDWASVQIRYQGRPILEEGLLRYLIGFRQLGEFHEHCVETIFTDIKRECKPEKLSVYARYTRRGGLDINPFRTDHNSPWPENIRHARQ
- the ssb gene encoding single-stranded DNA-binding protein, translating into MASVNKVIIVGNVGRDPETRYMPSGDAVTNISVATSDRYKDKQTGEMKETTEWHRVAFFGKLAEIAGQYLKKGSQVYVEGRLRTRKWTDASGQEKYSTEIVAETMQMLGGKPVGGSGDGGESYSRSKPAEQSAPVSSNAASLGAMDDDIPF
- a CDS encoding MFS transporter, giving the protein MNPSELRSTLALAGIFGLRMLGLFLLLPVFSIHARGLPGGEQALWVGLTLGIFNIVQACFHIPLGRLSDRIGRKPVVLWGLSLFIAGALISAAKDDLLWIAIGRGVMGAGAISAAVSAWVADLTREQVRTRAMALVGGSIALSFALSLVIAAPIYRVINLSGMFIVLAVFGVIAMFVTYYVLPSSHPEVQVQQASLKEVFFRPELMRLNVGVFVLNATQVAMFLVVPRLLVQAGLPLSSHWGIYLPVVLLSFVFMAPLLIFGEKKQQLRTTMLIAIVLLLIAEFLFTHSTSITSIAIALLVYFVGFNLLEALQPSLVSRFAKESKGTALGVYNTTQSIGLFAGAAVGGYLMDSHGDLSVFVTGAVLLGCWLIIAWSMGEMPAKATESKDVAA